Proteins encoded within one genomic window of Rhododendron vialii isolate Sample 1 chromosome 1a, ASM3025357v1:
- the LOC131332934 gene encoding uncharacterized protein LOC131332934 isoform X2 has protein sequence MMLCSALTSQIQSWLRDYDRIQFLAVVLIYIQIGCALIGSLGALYNGVLLINLAIALFALVAIESSSQRLARTYAVLLFCAVLLDIVWFILFAHEIWNISSEIYGTYVIFSVKLTFSMQIVGFVVRLFSSSLWVQMYRLGVSYVDSSAPREADFDLRNSFLSPATPAVVRSSGCDDALGGSIYDPTYYSSLFEDGRDNSHLYAGIGSGVSTPISEASELKLSIGRSSPALKDENAVTKFQSF, from the exons ATGATGCTTTGTTCTGCATTAACAAGTCAGATACAGTCGTGGCTTCGTGATTACGATAGGATTCAATTCCTCGCCGTTGTTCTCATCTACATTCAG ATTGGTTGCGCATTGATTGGATCTCTGGGAGCCCTGTACAACGGAGTGTTGCTGATTAATTTGGCAATTGCGTTGTTTGCTTTAGTAGCAATTGAGAGTAGCAGTCAGAGACTTGCCCGGACATATGCTGTTCTTCTCTTCTGCGCAGTTTTGCTCGACATCGTCTGGTTCATTCTCTTCGCCCATGAAATTTG GAACATTTCTTCTGAGATATATGGAACCTATGTTATATTTTCAGTGAAACTCACCTTCTCCATGCAAATCGTTGGGTTCGTCGTAAGGTTATTTTCCTCATCATTATGGGTTCAGATGTACAGATTGGGTGTTTCATACGTAGACAGTTCGGCTCCGCGAGAAGCAGATTTTGATTTGAGAAATAGTTTTCTAAGTCCTGCGACTCCTGCTGTAGTTAGAAGTTCTGGTTGTGATGATGCTTTAGGAGGCTCTATTTATGATCCAACGTATTACTCATCCCTCTTTGAAGATGGTCGGGACAACAGTCATTTATATGCG GGCATTGGTTCTGGTGTGTCTACACCTATCAGCGAAGCTTCTGAACTGAAGCTATCCATAGGCAGATCTTCTCCGGCTTTGAAG GATGAGAATGCAGTAACCAAGTTTCAGAGCTTTTGA
- the LOC131332934 gene encoding uncharacterized protein LOC131332934 isoform X1, with product MMLCSALTSQIQSWLRDYDRIQFLAVVLIYIQIGCALIGSLGALYNGVLLINLAIALFALVAIESSSQRLARTYAVLLFCAVLLDIVWFILFAHEIWNISSEIYGTYVIFSVKLTFSMQIVGFVVRLFSSSLWVQMYRLGVSYVDSSAPREADFDLRNSFLSPATPAVVRSSGCDDALGGSIYDPTYYSSLFEDGRDNSHLYAGHNPGIGSGVSTPISEASELKLSIGRSSPALKDENAVTKFQSF from the exons ATGATGCTTTGTTCTGCATTAACAAGTCAGATACAGTCGTGGCTTCGTGATTACGATAGGATTCAATTCCTCGCCGTTGTTCTCATCTACATTCAG ATTGGTTGCGCATTGATTGGATCTCTGGGAGCCCTGTACAACGGAGTGTTGCTGATTAATTTGGCAATTGCGTTGTTTGCTTTAGTAGCAATTGAGAGTAGCAGTCAGAGACTTGCCCGGACATATGCTGTTCTTCTCTTCTGCGCAGTTTTGCTCGACATCGTCTGGTTCATTCTCTTCGCCCATGAAATTTG GAACATTTCTTCTGAGATATATGGAACCTATGTTATATTTTCAGTGAAACTCACCTTCTCCATGCAAATCGTTGGGTTCGTCGTAAGGTTATTTTCCTCATCATTATGGGTTCAGATGTACAGATTGGGTGTTTCATACGTAGACAGTTCGGCTCCGCGAGAAGCAGATTTTGATTTGAGAAATAGTTTTCTAAGTCCTGCGACTCCTGCTGTAGTTAGAAGTTCTGGTTGTGATGATGCTTTAGGAGGCTCTATTTATGATCCAACGTATTACTCATCCCTCTTTGAAGATGGTCGGGACAACAGTCATTTATATGCG GGTCACAACCCTGGCATTGGTTCTGGTGTGTCTACACCTATCAGCGAAGCTTCTGAACTGAAGCTATCCATAGGCAGATCTTCTCCGGCTTTGAAG GATGAGAATGCAGTAACCAAGTTTCAGAGCTTTTGA